The Pedobacter ginsengisoli region ATATCCATATAAGAATGGATTACCTCATGATAAACAGTTGAAACTATATATTCTTTTGGACGTTTTAAAAGTTCTGTTTTGTTTAGTGTAATGCTATCTGTACTGATATTGGGGTAAAATTGTGCATTACCTGCATCACCATTTGCTAATGTATTTGCCTCTGATATGACCAATTTCATATCACTAAAAGTAGTATTACCATATAACGAGTTCATCATATCTCTTAATGTATTTTTTGCATTAAGAGCCAAATCAACTGCATTTTTTAAACACTGATTAAGTATTTTATTAACGACTTCCAGCGGAGTATTTCCTCCATAATTACCGCCGCCACCTCCTCCTCCGCCGCCATTTGATGCACTTCCAATTGAACTACCAGAGCCACTACCATTTCCAGCACTTCCGGTACCAACTGGTTCGGTGCATGAAAGTTCCTCAATATTAGTGATTGTAACAGTGCAGGTAGAACCAACGCAATATTTATCATATGTAATCTTATATGTACAGTTTGCCTTAAATTGATAATTTGGATCAACATAGGAGACTGCCCCTCCTTTTTTATCGGCCGATGCTATTGCTGCACTTCGTCTGGAATAAATAACCTTTCTGTTTTGATTACTAACAATTTCAACTTTTTTATCAGTTATACTTCCTCGGTCAAACACTGAACTTCTTACAAAGAAATAGTTGATATCATATTGTTGTATGGCACCAGAAAATCCGTTAATACTTTTTTTCTGATAATTGGAAATTAGCTTGTTTAAATTATCCTCAACGTCAAAATCATACCCATAGAATTCTACGATTTTGCCATCTTCAATTTGATGGTTACCCTCTGTAAATAAAAACACTCTTCTTACGGAAACCGCTCTGTTCTCCAAACGATTTTCTATTGTGGGTACCACCAGTATGTTTTTGCCATCCGATTTAACAGTCCAGGAATCCTTCCAGAGTGGCTTTAATTTGATAAAAGCCTTTCCGTTTTGGGCCGGAAAATTTTTAACATTCCTGCTATGATAAATTTTTGCTGATTCTAATAATGCAGAGGGAACCTCCTGATCGTAGATCACATTTTTAATATCTTTTCTGCAAGCAAAAACTAAAAGGAGTAGACAAAAGACTAGGCTTAGGCCTAATAAAGAGCGTTTGTTCATAATATTTGGTTTAGATTAACCTAATTTAAAAATACTGTTTGTAAAATCCAAGAAAAAATATAAAAACGTTTTAGCTACTATTTGACATTTTGTTTTTTATAGTTCAACAATTAATGTAATCTTTATATGATACAACCTATCATTCCTGAAACCAATATGCGCGCTCAAAACTTATTTAAGTCAACGAACTATAGATTATTCATCCTTCTGGTTATAATTTTCTATTTGCTGGTCGCTTACAAAAGTTCAGGATATCATCAGGAAGATGAACACTATCAGCTTATTGAATTTGCAAACTATAAACTTGGTCTTGTTCCTGAGAATCGGTTAGCCTGGGAGTTTAAGGAGCAAATAAGACCCGGCTTTCAACCAATGATCTGCTTTTATCTTTTAAAAGGTTTTCATTTAGTCGGAATTGATGATGGCTATATTATCACATTTTTACTGAGAGCCATTAGTGGTTTGTTTTCAATTTTTGTAATCGGCAAATTTGTTAAAGTATACAAATCAAATTTTGGCACCTCTCTACAGCCTTGCTTTATTTTTCTTTCCTATGTACTTTGGTTTTTGCCATATATAAATGTCCGGTTTTCTTCAGAAACATGGTCGGGATTGTTTTTTCTACTCACTTTAACCATTATTGAACAGTTCAAAAACACTGAAGCATTAAAGAAGTATCTTTTTATTGGGATATTGCTTGGTATTTCAATTCTGTTCCGCTATCAATCTGCCCTCTTAGCAGTGGGCATAATTCTTTGGCTATTACTAATCCATAAATCAAAAATAAAGGACGTTCTAACCAGTGCATTTATAATCTTCATTGTTCTTTGCCTGGGAATGGTCTTCGATTACTGGTTATACGGAGAATTTACATGTACCATCTACAATTATTTCAATGTAAATCTAATAAAGGGGGTTTCTACCAGTTTCGGTGTATCGCCATTTTATGAGTACATTTATTATGTTATTACTGCGCCTGGCCCATTTGGGATATTTATACTTCTGGCATTTCTTGTAGTCTCATTTTATGATCCTAAGCATATAATTATCTGGGCAATAGTTCCATTCATTTTAATACACTCACTGATCCCACATAAGGAATTAAGATTTTTATTTCCAATAGCCAATGTGGTTCCATTTCTCATTGTCTATGCTTTTATGATCACCAAAAATAAGCTTAAAGACTCCACATTACTTATTACTAATAAACCTGTAAGTATTATAGTTTTGACTTTGCTTCTTACCATAAATTGTACCGGATTGATCGCAATAGCATCTACCGGAGCAGGGACAAAACGAACAGTAGTAACGGAATGGATTCATAGAAAATATGGCACTGAAAAACTAAACATTATTATTGTAAATGTGCAAAATCCGTATATGGATTGGGGGCCGCCAAAAAACACTTACTATAGTAGCTCGACGGTGAATCTAAATTATGTTAACTCAATATGGCAGGAGGATTTCTTGACGCATAAGAAGAAAGGCTATAAAAATCTATTAGTCATTTCTGATGAAGATATTACCGGAGAACGTGCTATCAGCCTGTTAAAAAGCTTTCATCTGGTAAAGGTTTATCAGAATATTCCTGATTTCTTAAGCATAGTATATCGTTTTTACGATCCTAGTATGAATGATTTGAGGCTTAATGTATATGACTTTCAATAATTAATCATCCTGTGTGTACAATAAAAACCCAGTTTTATAACTTGTATGATCATAATCTAAAAAGATTTTTTTATTCTTGGATTCGTCCCATGGGCTAATAGTTTTATAAAAAAGGATTGGTTGCTCAACAAAATATGGCTCATCAATTAAATACTGAATTTGTCCTGTCTTGTTTGTTCTCAGAAAATCTATTACAGGTTGTTTTGGGAGAAAATGCGCAGTAGTTTCCTTTTGTCTATTTCCAATTTTGAAGTCAACTGCTTTCAGTGGGAAATTGCCGACAATAAAAATATCGTACCATATAAATTGCATTATAATGAACCCCATAGCTATTGAGGCAACAAAGAAACTGGCCATTTGGGTTCTGAAAGAAATCCTGTAGGCTATATATAACCCAATCAGGATATAGATTGAAAGATAATATCTAAAAGAACAGCTGATGGTATAAATACAAAATATTCCGAAATAACAGATTATCCAGTAAATTTCTACTGGTATAATTTCTAATTTCAGATCCTTAGCTAACTGAATTAAAAAGCAAGCCAATACCATGCATCCAACTAAACTCAGGGCTATTTCTGTTAAGGTTGAGCATTCGTATGAAAAAATCTGTAGAATTATCTTATAGCCCGAAAGTACCTGAAAAAAAGCAATACCATGAAATATTGCGAATGCAGAAATCCCAAGGGTGAATATCACAGTTATCATTTTCTTAGGAATGTTTAGGTTAAAACGCCTTACTTTACCGATTAAGAGAAAGTAGCATTTTGAAGTAAATACCAATAAGAGCAAAGCAGACAAAATTACGTAACCTATCTGACTTGACATTGATTCGAGATAATACCTCATTGATGAAAAAACAAGAATAAGATTAACACAATTAATGGTTAAAAGAACGGCTAAAGGATTGAGTTGCCCAGATTTGTATCGACCTTCCCATAAAAGAGTCCCCACAAAAACAGAAATTGGAATACAAGAAAACAAAATATGGTTGTAAGTGCCCAGCAGATTGCTAAACAAGAATAGAAATACCCAAAATGGATTTATTTTAAATGGCTGCCTCCTGATCCTGAGAAAAGAAGCAAACATTATTGAAAATAGGAATAAAGTGAATGAATTAACTTCCCAGGCCACCCGTGGAGAAAGTACAAAAAGAACAGATTCGGCTATTATCAGTAAGAAAAGCAGGGAACGAACTCGACTACTTCTGGAACTTACTGAAAAAAACAAGATGATCAGACCAGCCAGGTTTAATGCACCCCCCCTAATCTTAATTGGAAAACTCCCCTGCCAAATAAATCAAAAGATAATCCAGTAAGTAATGTCTGAAGTATTCCGGTATAGTTATTCATTCCAATAATTTGGGAAACACCTTCATTTTGAAATTGTACTGCTTTTAGACCAGACCAGGCTTCATCAGCATGAAGACCAGGGAGTACATCCAATTTATATATCCACCAAAATCCAAGCGAGCAAAATATAATCCCGCTCAATATCGGGATCACAATACCCATACTGATTAAAGGAATTTTTCTAACTTCTGATTGAACGTTAACCACAGGTTGTAAAATTGAGAAATAGGAACTCGAATTATTCAAATATGATAAAAATATATAAATTCATGGTTTGATTTTCAATAACGCTCCGCATGACACAGGATTCTACAAGAGGGATTTTTACTTTTTATAAACAATCACCACACAAATATCATTTAGCAATTTTATACCTAAGTGTGCTGATTGTCTATTGGCAAGTTTACAAATTTGAATTTTTAATTGGCTGGGACGATCAGTGGTTTATTACCAATCATTATACAGAGAATGGGTTCAGCAGAAAAAATCTCTATGCAATTCTAACTGATTTCTTCTATGGGCAATATGCTCCAGTAAACCAATATTACTACCTACTTCTTTATAACCTTTTTGGTTACAACCCTAAATATTTTCATGTTAGCAGTGTGTTACTTCATCTGGGTAATGCAACTTTGATATACTGGATGATTAAAAAAGTTACTGCTAAAATTTCAGATATTGGGGCTATAAGAACTGGAGAGGTGGCATTTGTTACTACTTTATTATTTGCAGTCTCCCCGTTTAATTTGGAACCAGTGGCATGGGTTGCTGCATCCAAAGTACTGCTATATTCTCTTTTTTACTTGTTAGCGATTAGAAGTTACTGTTTATACATCGACACATCAAAATCAACTCACTTCTATCTGGTAATTTTATGGTTTACACTATCGTTTGGCGCAAAGGAACAGGCAGTCAGCTTACCTATATGTCTTTTACTTTTTGATTACATCTATAAGAGAAACTTTAGGGATCACATGATCTGGTATGAAAAAATACCATTGCTTGTACTTACCACATTATTTGGTATTATAACCCTACAATCTCAAGGAGAAATGATATTAGAGAACACCCATTTTTATCCGATTTATCAACGGGTAATATTGGCATTCTATACATTAAGTGAATACTTTACCAAAACAATAACACCAATTAATGTCTCTTACCTATATCCATTCCCTTTTCAGGTTGGTGAACCTGTGCCTATATGGATTTATTTATTTCCCTTCCTCATCGTTTTAACAATTATTTGCCTTTACAAAATCATATTGAAAAAATGGTTGGCTTTTGGGCTATTATTTTTCTTGATTCACATAGCGCTAGTACTGAATCTACTGTCACTGGCAAGATTTTCAGTTGTAGCAGATAGGTATGCATATTTGTCTACGATAGGATTATACTTTATTCTGGCTTATTCCTTTATCCTATTATACCAAAGCAAATACAGGAAAATAATCATAACCAGTTCTTTCGTTTACCTTTTTGGATTTATGGTTTATTCCTATAATCATGTTTCAAAATGGCAAAATGTAGGTATAGTAAAGGCAAGAATCAAAAAAGTAATGGAGAGTAGAAAAGATTATCAGAATTGGAAACATAAACAAAACACAAAATGAAAGGTTGCTTAAGTCTAAGAGTTTATATTGGGATTTTCTTTTTTATCCTGCTTATGGCAATAAATATATACGTTGCCCTTCATTTCTACTTTCTTGATGTGATTGCAGTTAATGACTTTTATTTCTGGCAGGCAAACTAGAATTGTCAAGACAATTGAAGAAGGTTTCTATCAATACCATACAAAAAATAATCAACTACGATCATTGAAAAAACGACATCACGTTGAACCCTGCTCGTCAATTTTGAATTAAGCTATATTGTCATTGGTAATCAGGCGATTATATGGTAATTTGGAAATAGCGAAGAGGGGGCAATCATTTTGGTTTTTCCAAACAGACACCATTATTTTTTATTATGTTGCATCAGTTTGTGTCAAAAGGTATTTTAGTGCAATCCAAAAAGTAAGCCAAGAGGAAGTACCATTAGATGACATTATCTATCTCTACTATTAGATGGACAAAATAAATTTTAAATATTCATTACTAGTGAATATATAAGAATGTCTAGTAGATATTTTCACGACAAATGTACGCTATAAATATCTACAGGCAAGATTGGCGTTTATTCACGTTTTTCTAAATCATCCATTTACTTCTTATTCTTGTAAATTTCACTGATTATTCTAAAAAGTTCCTGTAGATGTTGCATCATAGATTCTGAGTCTCCGCTCAAAAGGAATCAAAAAGTACAAAAGCCTGCAAATCGTAACGATAGCGGGCTTTTTCGTTTTATATGGTATAAATTTAAGAGTACAAAACCGGTTCAAGTAATAATTCGGGATTTTCAACCATTCTCCAAAGGTAAAATCAGCTTCATAATAAATAACCCAAGGATTGACTTTCGCTGTAGTGGAATTTTAGGATAAGCATAGAGAAATATTTCTTAAATTTAATATCAATAAATATTATAAAAATGATGAAACAAGCATTAATCGGTGAATTCATGCATGAAGCAGAAAACACCAGAAAGTTATTATCAATGATTCCGGACAGTGCATTAGAATACCGTCCACAACCACATCTTTGGTCAGTAGGTCAGTTAGCTTCGCATATTGCCGAAGTATACAACTGGTATCAACCTACATTTGCCCAGGATGAATTTGATATGGGGTCTTATAAATATGACAAGGGTGATATCAGCAAGGCCTCGAACATCCTGAAAAAGTTTGAAGAAAATGTTGCAAATGCAAAGACTATAATAGAAAGTTCTGATGAATCAAAATATATGAATACCTGGACGATGTCTGCCGGTGGTACCCCTCTTATGCCGCCAATGCCGAAAATACAGGTTATCAGGGGATTTCTCTATAATCATTTATATCATCATCGCGGAGAACTTATCGCACACCTCAGAGCAACGGGAAATAAAGTGCCGTCTTTGTATGGTCCTAATTATGAAGAGTCTCAACGCTCCTAAACTTTGTAAAACAAGACGGTAAATAGTAGCTCTTTCATTCAGTTTATCCGCCAGATCTTTCAATCCAACGCTACAATAGTTTTGTTTAGTAAAAAAACTATTGTAGCGTTACATCAAACTCTTTTAATTTCCTTGTGTTTCCACAACACTAACATTTCAACCAAGTAGATGATATGATGGAGATTCAGCCAATTCTTTTTATTAATGTTACCACCTCCACCTATTCGAAAACTATAGTAGCCAATCACGTAAAATTACGTGAGTTTACCTTAAAAATATCCGTATTTCCCCTCTAGGCCACCGTTTCTTGAACAATTATCTTCGTTATAAGGGAACACCTAATCCAATTCTACTCTGTTGACAGCGAAATGATGCCGAAACATCTTTTCGCTGATGTGTACTATGATTTTGAGTTCCTTAACTATTTAACCAAGATTATCTGATCTAGCCATGAAAAATATGGAATACAATGCCGGAGAGATCGTTGAATTGGCAATTCGACGACAAGAGTTTAGCATTAGTGAGCTATCCAGACGTTTACATGTAAACAGACGCACACTGTACAATTGGTTTACAAAAAAAGACCTTCACCCTGAGCTGATCTTACAAATCGGTAAGGTGATAAATTATAACTTTTATCCCGACTTCGAAATCGGCTTCTTTGGTTTATGCCATGAGGAAGAGTTAAAAAGTAACACCCGAAACACCCAGAAAATACCCGAAGACCTGGTATTTTACTGGATGGGCAAGTATATAAATTTACTGGAGGAGTATAAAGGGCTATTAAGAAAACGTAATTCTCAAAAAGCCGATTCTTATACTGTTGCAGGTGAGTAGTTTATTGGGCCATAAACCCCTATAATCAAGACAATTACTCGCAATAAATTACCAAGAAAATAATTATGGTATTTATTAATAAAAACTATATATTTACTTTATAGTCACTAAAATATTACAATGTAATGCTTTTTTGACGAACACTAAACCAAACCAACTAACCAAATAAAATTCTTATGGCAAAACTCTACTTTGGGGCATTATGCCTTTTTTTTCTGTTTTCCTGTACTGGATCTAAAAAAGAAAATGCGATGATGGTTGCTGAAAACCCGCTTTTCACTCTGCTTGATTCTTCCAGTACCAATATCATGTTCAACAACGTGATCAAAGAAGAGTTTGATAATAGTGTTAAGGGTTTCTATCAGGGTTTTTACAGCGGTGGCGGCGTTGCTGTAGGCGACCTCAATAATGACGGATTAGATGATATTTACTTTTCAGGTAATATAAAAGGAAACAAACTCTATCTCAACAAGGGCAAGATGAACTTTATCGACATTACTGAAAAAGCAGGAGTAGGCGGAAGAATCCCGGGATGGAAAACCGGAGTTAATATGGTTGATGTTAATGGTGATGGTTATCTTGATATTTATGTATGTTATGCTGGCAGGGAATCTGGTCTGGAAACAAAAAATCAACTCTTTATTAACCAGGGATCAGACAAAAATGGTATACCTGTTTTTAAGGAAGATGCAGAAGCTTATGGGTTGGCAGATCCGGCATATTCAACGCAATCTATCTTTTTTGATTATGACCGTGATGGTGATCTGGACCTCTTTCTCATAAACGACAATGTTCAAGTACTTAGCAATCTGGACGACTACATGATAAATGAGTTAAAAAAGCAAGATGATCCTTTGGCCAGCTCTAAACTCTTAAGAAATGACAATGGACATTTCAAGGATGTAACTAAAAAAGCCGGGTTAAGCATGTCCACGCTTTCCTATGGCCTGGGCGGAGGCGTAGCCGATATTAATGGCGATGGATGGCCAGACATATACCTATCTAATGATTATGCCATTCCTGATCGTATGTACATTAACAATGGAGATGGAACTTTTACAGACAAGTTGCAGAACAACCTGGATCAAATTTCTTTATTCTCTATGGGCAATAACCTTGCAGATGTTAATAACGATGGTCTGCAGGATATATTTACGCTCGATATGCTTCCCGAAGATAATAAACGTCAAAAATTATTGGCAGGACTGGATAATTATGAATTATTTAATGTCAACCTGCGCAATGGTTTTTATTATCAATACGGACGAAATATGCTACATATCAATAATGGCAATGGTACTTTTAGTGAAGTTGGCCAACTGGCCGGTATCTCTAATACTGACTGGAGTTGGGCACCCTTATTTGCTGATTATGACAATGATGGCTGGAAGGATCTTTTCATAACCAACGGTTTTATGCGTGATTTCACGAATATGGACGTACTCAAATACAATGAGCAATACATGAGAAGTCTGAATGGTCAGGTAGAAGCAAAAAACTTAATCTCTATGCTTAAGAAAGTCCCTTCTTCCAATGTAAAGAATTATATCTATAAAAATAATGGTGGCTTTACCTTTACCAATAAAGGGTTTGACTGGGGTGTAAATATAGCTTCGAACAGCAATGGTGCAGCATATAGCGATCTGGACAATGATGGAGATCTTGATCTGATAGTCAACAACATCAACAAAGCTGCTTTCATATATCAAAACCAGGGCAACGCATCTAGGCATTACCTAAAAATAAAGTTGCAGGGCTCGGGTAAAAATACCGACGGTCTGGGTACCATCGTAACTATATTTAATAAAGGAAAGCAACAGTGCATAGAGCAGATGCCATCAAAAGGCTATTTATCCAGCGTATCTCAAAATCTCCATTTCGGTTTAGGTAAAGAAAAAACGATCGATTCTGTAAGAATTGTTTGGCTTAGCGGAAAACAACAGGTGCTAAAAAATGTTACTGCCGACAAACAACTGGTTGTTAAAGAAAATGATGCCAAAGACAAGTACCAAAGGCAAAAACCACCTAAACCATTATTTACCGAGATACCTTCGCCAATCGCATCTGCACAGGTCAAAAATGACATTAATGATTATAAGCGTCAACCCCAGCTGGTAAATGCCTTGTCTTTCTCTGGGCCATGCATGACCAAGGGAGATGTTAACGGAGATGGTTTGGAAGATGTATTTGTAGGTGGAGACGTCAATCAGGCCGGGGCTTTATTCATTCAGCAGAAAAACGGACAATTCATTAAAAATCAGCAGCCATTTATAGCTGATGCGGCAAGTGAAGACACAGATGCCATATTCTTTGATGCCAATGGTGACGGCCATGTTGACCTGTATGTTGTAAGTGGTGGATATGGAAACTTTAAAGATAATGATCCATTATTTCAGGACAGACTATATCTCAATGATGGCAAGGGTGATTTTACTAAATCAATCAGTTCACTTCCCAAAATGTATGAGAGCAAGAGTTGTGCAAGAGTGGGTGATTTCAACAATGATGGTAAACCAGACCTATTTGTGGGTAGTCGTGTCATCCCCTCAAAGTATCCGGAAACACCAAAGAGCTTCCTGTTAATAAACGATGGAAAAGGCCATTTTACTGATCAGATCAGAAAAATGGCTCCAGATCTGGAGTATATTGGTATGGTTACAGATGCTGCAGTTCTTGATCTGGATAACGACAAAAAACAGGATCTCATTGTAATAGGCGACTGGATACCAATTACCGTATTCATTAATAATGGCAATAAACTCAAAAAAAGAACAGATAAATATTTTGATAAGCAATACAGTGGCTGGTGGAATACCTTAAAAGTAGAAGATCTTAATAAAGATGGCAGACCTGATCTTGTACTGGGAAATATGGGGCTCAATAGCCAGTGTAGAGTAAGCGACCAGGAGCCGGCAGAGCTGGTATATAAAGACTTTGATAACAACGGAGCTATTGATCCAATCCTGTGTTTTTACATTATGGGCAAAAGTTATCCATACCTGAGTCGTGATGAGATGCTTGATCAGATAAATATCATGCGTACACGCTTCCCTAACTACAAAAGCTATGCAGAGGCAGGTTTGAAAGAAGTTTTTACAGAAGAAGAGCTTAAAGATGCAAAAGTATTAAAAGCCAATTATCTTAAAACAGCATATTTTGAAGGTACCAGCGACGGCCGATTCAAAGAGAAACAATTACCGCTACAGGCTCAATTTGCTCCTGTGTACACAATCATCAGCCTTGATTATGACAGAGATGGCAATAAAGACCTGTTATTATGCGGTAATATTAATCAATCACGTATCCGCTTTGGCAAATACGATGCAAACCATGGGGTGCTGTTAAAAGGTAATGGAAAGGGTGCCTTTAAATACGTTCCTGAGCTGCAAAGTGGTCTTAAGTTAAAGGGTGATGTAAGAAGTGGCCTTACCGTAAATAATATGCTTCTGGTTGGAATTAATCAGCAAAAACTAAGAGCATTTCAATTTTAATTATGGTTGGCGCACCAAATAAATAGGATTAAACCCTTACTTCTATTAAATCAGAATATCCCCTCATTACAGAAACATCATCAGGATGTACCAGCAACTGACGCCTATGTTCTGAAAATGTGTAGATCATATCAAAAAGTCCTTTTACCTGCAGCTCGTTGTTGCTGGTATACTTAAAATACACAGGTTTTTGTTCTCTTATAGTCTGATTATTTTTGCTTTCTGTTTCATTTACAGAAATATCATTAGCAGAAGTAAATTGTAAGCTTTGTCTTTTTTGTCCGCAGCAGTTCATAGTTTTAGTTTTTAAGGGTGATTAGATTTTTTCATAATTATTTGTTCCAGGAAAATTGACGCTGCCGAAAATGACAGCGTCAATAATATTTTTTCCATCCAATTATTTCCGAAATAAATTCCTACCGGTAGTGCTACCCACATAGACAAGCAAAGGAAGCAATCCATTAATGAACCAAAAAAGCTTTTGCCTGCAAGTTTTCTTAGTTTATAAATCAGATCAAAGGGGCCATCTTCTGCTTGTATT contains the following coding sequences:
- a CDS encoding DUF1360 domain-containing protein, which produces MTAYLFLISVLSVWRVTHLIQAEDGPFDLIYKLRKLAGKSFFGSLMDCFLCLSMWVALPVGIYFGNNWMEKILLTLSFSAASIFLEQIIMKKSNHP
- a CDS encoding VCBS repeat-containing protein; the encoded protein is MAKLYFGALCLFFLFSCTGSKKENAMMVAENPLFTLLDSSSTNIMFNNVIKEEFDNSVKGFYQGFYSGGGVAVGDLNNDGLDDIYFSGNIKGNKLYLNKGKMNFIDITEKAGVGGRIPGWKTGVNMVDVNGDGYLDIYVCYAGRESGLETKNQLFINQGSDKNGIPVFKEDAEAYGLADPAYSTQSIFFDYDRDGDLDLFLINDNVQVLSNLDDYMINELKKQDDPLASSKLLRNDNGHFKDVTKKAGLSMSTLSYGLGGGVADINGDGWPDIYLSNDYAIPDRMYINNGDGTFTDKLQNNLDQISLFSMGNNLADVNNDGLQDIFTLDMLPEDNKRQKLLAGLDNYELFNVNLRNGFYYQYGRNMLHINNGNGTFSEVGQLAGISNTDWSWAPLFADYDNDGWKDLFITNGFMRDFTNMDVLKYNEQYMRSLNGQVEAKNLISMLKKVPSSNVKNYIYKNNGGFTFTNKGFDWGVNIASNSNGAAYSDLDNDGDLDLIVNNINKAAFIYQNQGNASRHYLKIKLQGSGKNTDGLGTIVTIFNKGKQQCIEQMPSKGYLSSVSQNLHFGLGKEKTIDSVRIVWLSGKQQVLKNVTADKQLVVKENDAKDKYQRQKPPKPLFTEIPSPIASAQVKNDINDYKRQPQLVNALSFSGPCMTKGDVNGDGLEDVFVGGDVNQAGALFIQQKNGQFIKNQQPFIADAASEDTDAIFFDANGDGHVDLYVVSGGYGNFKDNDPLFQDRLYLNDGKGDFTKSISSLPKMYESKSCARVGDFNNDGKPDLFVGSRVIPSKYPETPKSFLLINDGKGHFTDQIRKMAPDLEYIGMVTDAAVLDLDNDKKQDLIVIGDWIPITVFINNGNKLKKRTDKYFDKQYSGWWNTLKVEDLNKDGRPDLVLGNMGLNSQCRVSDQEPAELVYKDFDNNGAIDPILCFYIMGKSYPYLSRDEMLDQINIMRTRFPNYKSYAEAGLKEVFTEEELKDAKVLKANYLKTAYFEGTSDGRFKEKQLPLQAQFAPVYTIISLDYDRDGNKDLLLCGNINQSRIRFGKYDANHGVLLKGNGKGAFKYVPELQSGLKLKGDVRSGLTVNNMLLVGINQQKLRAFQF
- a CDS encoding helix-turn-helix domain containing protein → MKNMEYNAGEIVELAIRRQEFSISELSRRLHVNRRTLYNWFTKKDLHPELILQIGKVINYNFYPDFEIGFFGLCHEEELKSNTRNTQKIPEDLVFYWMGKYINLLEEYKGLLRKRNSQKADSYTVAGE
- a CDS encoding DinB family protein translates to MMKQALIGEFMHEAENTRKLLSMIPDSALEYRPQPHLWSVGQLASHIAEVYNWYQPTFAQDEFDMGSYKYDKGDISKASNILKKFEENVANAKTIIESSDESKYMNTWTMSAGGTPLMPPMPKIQVIRGFLYNHLYHHRGELIAHLRATGNKVPSLYGPNYEESQRS
- a CDS encoding glycosyltransferase family 39 protein, encoding MIQPIIPETNMRAQNLFKSTNYRLFILLVIIFYLLVAYKSSGYHQEDEHYQLIEFANYKLGLVPENRLAWEFKEQIRPGFQPMICFYLLKGFHLVGIDDGYIITFLLRAISGLFSIFVIGKFVKVYKSNFGTSLQPCFIFLSYVLWFLPYINVRFSSETWSGLFFLLTLTIIEQFKNTEALKKYLFIGILLGISILFRYQSALLAVGIILWLLLIHKSKIKDVLTSAFIIFIVLCLGMVFDYWLYGEFTCTIYNYFNVNLIKGVSTSFGVSPFYEYIYYVITAPGPFGIFILLAFLVVSFYDPKHIIIWAIVPFILIHSLIPHKELRFLFPIANVVPFLIVYAFMITKNKLKDSTLLITNKPVSIIVLTLLLTINCTGLIAIASTGAGTKRTVVTEWIHRKYGTEKLNIIIVNVQNPYMDWGPPKNTYYSSSTVNLNYVNSIWQEDFLTHKKKGYKNLLVISDEDITGERAISLLKSFHLVKVYQNIPDFLSIVYRFYDPSMNDLRLNVYDFQ